One segment of Sphingomonas qomolangmaensis DNA contains the following:
- a CDS encoding glycoside hydrolase family 130 protein, giving the protein MLDLFNHELRLHADPSRVVVRPFHIAWQSNGSAPSRTERLVREVLDMSPGEARAQLRAVLKDFEARHWQTRRVFMTRYDEIEALLSLDGAHISDEKRQLIGAYFCHEYSYAAAALMNPSAVPHYDQTGMPEGSLRILMSLRAVGEGHISSVAFREGIITADNEFTLAPEPPFATAADTHGDEQAMPEGEVTVFRHRDSTLSGTVIFPITKAQSNGLEDMRLVNFTHDDGSVEWLGTYTAYNGSVIQSEMLRTRDFRSFDLVPMTGSAARNKGMGLFPRKVGGEYMMIGRQDGENLFLIKSNTLTDWGEGELLLKPQYPWEFVQIGNCGPPIEIAEGWLLLTHGVGAMRKYSIGAVLLDKDDPSMVIGRTSRPILAAADQDREGYVPNVVYSCGALKHGENLFIPYGVADSSVAFASVPIQSLLEVM; this is encoded by the coding sequence TTGCTCGATTTGTTTAACCACGAGCTTCGGCTCCATGCCGACCCCTCGCGCGTGGTGGTGCGTCCGTTCCATATTGCCTGGCAATCAAACGGTTCGGCGCCCAGCCGCACCGAGCGGCTGGTGCGCGAAGTGCTCGACATGTCGCCGGGTGAGGCGCGTGCGCAGCTGCGCGCGGTGCTCAAGGATTTCGAGGCGCGGCATTGGCAGACGCGCCGCGTCTTCATGACGCGCTATGACGAGATCGAGGCGCTGCTGTCGCTCGACGGCGCCCATATCTCCGACGAGAAGCGCCAGCTGATCGGTGCCTATTTCTGCCACGAATACAGCTATGCCGCCGCCGCGCTGATGAACCCGAGCGCGGTGCCGCATTACGACCAGACCGGCATGCCCGAGGGATCGCTCCGCATCCTGATGTCGCTGCGCGCGGTCGGCGAAGGCCATATCTCGTCGGTGGCGTTCCGCGAGGGGATCATCACCGCCGACAATGAATTCACGCTCGCCCCCGAACCCCCCTTCGCCACCGCCGCGGACACCCATGGCGACGAACAGGCGATGCCCGAGGGCGAGGTGACGGTGTTCCGCCACCGCGATTCGACGCTGTCGGGAACGGTGATCTTCCCGATCACCAAGGCGCAGTCGAACGGCCTCGAAGACATGCGGCTGGTCAATTTCACCCATGACGACGGCAGTGTCGAATGGCTGGGCACCTACACCGCGTATAACGGCTCGGTGATCCAGTCCGAGATGCTGCGCACCCGCGATTTCCGCAGCTTCGATCTGGTGCCGATGACCGGCAGCGCCGCGCGCAACAAGGGCATGGGGCTGTTCCCGCGCAAGGTGGGCGGCGAATATATGATGATCGGCCGGCAGGACGGCGAAAACCTGTTCCTGATCAAATCGAATACGCTGACCGATTGGGGCGAGGGCGAATTGCTGCTCAAGCCGCAATATCCGTGGGAATTCGTCCAGATCGGCAATTGCGGCCCGCCGATCGAGATCGCCGAGGGCTGGCTGCTGCTGACGCATGGCGTCGGCGCGATGCGCAAATATTCGATCGGCGCGGTGCTGCTCGACAAGGACGATCCCTCGATGGTGATCGGCCGCACCTCGCGCCCGATCCTCGCCGCCGCCGACCAGGACCGCGAAGGCTATGTCCCCAACGTCGTCTATTCGTGCGGCGCGCTAAAGCATGGCGAGAATCTGTTCATCCCTTACGGCGTCGCCGATTCCTCGGTCGCGTTCGCCTCGGTACCGATCCAGTCGCTGCTCGAGGTGATGTAG
- a CDS encoding LOG family protein has protein sequence MTDTRVPSRMFRRADEDAQTARTGSHTPQTEHPAYQLAFQDLDFLLREDLRPIRFQLELLKPTLLLDEAKIASMLVMYGSARIPEPEKAKALFELAADDKARAIAQRLVDKSKYYDVARELARLASAFPRDEEGNRHFVVCSGGGPSIMEAANRGAADVGAESVGLNIVLPHEQAPNAYVTPSLSMQFHYFALRKMHFLLRARAVAVFPGGFGTFDESFELLTLIQTGKIERMPVLFYGREFWERVVSFEALCEEGVISERDLDLITFVETAEEGWRVVQDFWAAKNAEG, from the coding sequence ATGACCGATACACGAGTACCATCGCGCATGTTCCGCCGAGCGGACGAGGATGCGCAGACCGCCCGCACCGGCAGCCACACCCCGCAAACCGAGCATCCCGCCTATCAGCTGGCGTTCCAGGACCTTGATTTCCTGTTGCGCGAGGATCTGCGGCCGATCCGCTTCCAGCTCGAATTGCTCAAGCCGACCTTGCTGCTCGACGAGGCCAAGATCGCATCGATGCTGGTGATGTACGGTTCGGCGCGGATTCCCGAGCCCGAAAAGGCCAAGGCGCTGTTCGAGCTCGCCGCCGACGACAAGGCGCGCGCGATCGCCCAGCGGCTGGTCGACAAGTCGAAATATTACGACGTCGCGCGCGAGCTGGCGCGGCTCGCGAGCGCGTTCCCGCGCGATGAAGAGGGCAATCGCCATTTCGTGGTGTGCTCGGGCGGCGGGCCGTCGATCATGGAGGCGGCGAATCGCGGTGCCGCCGATGTCGGCGCCGAATCGGTCGGGCTCAACATCGTGCTGCCGCACGAACAGGCGCCCAACGCCTATGTCACCCCGTCGCTGTCGATGCAGTTCCACTATTTCGCGCTGCGCAAGATGCACTTCCTGCTGCGCGCGCGCGCGGTCGCGGTGTTCCCGGGCGGGTTCGGTACGTTCGACGAATCGTTCGAGCTGCTGACGCTGATCCAGACCGGCAAGATCGAGCGGATGCCGGTGTTGTTCTACGGCCGCGAATTCTGGGAGCGCGTCGTGAGCTTCGAGGCATTGTGCGAGGAGGGGGTGATCTCCGAGCGCGACCTCGACCTGATCACCTTCGTCGAGACTGCCGAGGAAGGCTGGCGCGTGGTCCAGGATTTCTGGGCGGCCAAGAACGCCGAGGGCTGA
- a CDS encoding c-type cytochrome, whose product MDNRTNTIAGWALAGCTAALGLTIASGMIFHGGRPETMGYPIEGVVEEGAAAASAVPIATLLASADVAAGEKTFSKCASCHSINQGGAAGIGPNLYGVVGQPHGAKPGFSYSDALKGIAGNWTFDAMNEWLLSPRKYAPGTKMSFAGLSNDQERANVIAYLNAQGSNLPLPAAPAAGAEAGAGTDEAATANQTDAAANVAAEAPTADMANRSTPAAGAPSQDPAAAAEAAKVK is encoded by the coding sequence ATGGATAATCGCACCAATACGATCGCCGGCTGGGCCTTGGCCGGTTGCACCGCGGCACTCGGGCTGACGATCGCAAGCGGCATGATCTTCCACGGCGGTCGCCCCGAGACGATGGGCTACCCGATCGAGGGTGTCGTCGAAGAGGGCGCGGCGGCTGCATCGGCGGTGCCGATCGCCACGCTGCTCGCCAGCGCCGACGTCGCCGCGGGCGAGAAGACGTTCTCGAAATGCGCGTCGTGCCATTCGATCAACCAGGGTGGCGCCGCCGGGATCGGTCCGAACCTGTACGGTGTCGTCGGCCAGCCGCATGGCGCCAAGCCAGGCTTTTCTTATTCGGACGCGCTGAAGGGGATTGCGGGCAACTGGACCTTCGATGCGATGAACGAGTGGCTGCTGAGCCCGCGTAAATACGCGCCGGGCACCAAGATGAGCTTCGCAGGCCTGTCGAACGACCAGGAGCGCGCCAACGTGATCGCGTATCTCAACGCGCAAGGCTCGAACCTGCCGCTGCCGGCAGCGCCTGCCGCGGGTGCAGAGGCGGGTGCGGGCACCGACGAAGCCGCGACCGCGAACCAGACCGACGCTGCCGCCAATGTCGCGGCCGAAGCGCCGACCGCCGACATGGCGAACCGCTCGACCCCGGCTGCCGGTGCACCGTCGCAGGATCCTGCGGCCGCTGCCGAGGCTGCAAAGGTCAAGTAA
- a CDS encoding prephenate dehydratase: MESYAAPARPLVEAMTAAAAADPARAVAFQGAPGANSHVAAREAFPHGLPLPCFDFADAIDAVREGRADCAIIPIENSLHGRVADIHFLLPESGLAITGEHFLTIRHTLMGLGTRDEVREAMSHPQALGQCRHWLRAHDIQQKSYPDTAGAAALVAELGDPRIAALAPAAAAELYGLRILADDIADADHNMTRFVVLARGSKPIVTDGAIMTTLIFEVKNVPAALYKAMGGFATNGVNMTKLESYQRGGSFAATEFYADIEGRPGDANVDRALEELGFHSKWLRVLGSYPQARSRG, from the coding sequence ATGGAAAGCTATGCCGCCCCCGCCCGCCCGCTGGTCGAAGCGATGACCGCCGCCGCCGCCGCCGACCCCGCGCGCGCGGTCGCGTTCCAGGGTGCGCCCGGCGCCAACAGCCATGTCGCAGCGCGCGAAGCCTTTCCCCACGGCCTGCCGCTGCCCTGCTTCGACTTCGCCGACGCGATCGATGCTGTGCGCGAAGGGCGCGCCGATTGCGCGATCATCCCGATCGAGAATTCGCTCCACGGCCGCGTCGCCGACATCCATTTCCTGCTGCCCGAATCGGGGCTGGCGATCACCGGCGAGCATTTCCTGACGATCCGCCACACGCTGATGGGGCTGGGGACGCGCGACGAGGTTCGCGAGGCGATGAGCCACCCGCAGGCGCTGGGCCAATGCCGCCACTGGCTGCGCGCGCATGATATTCAACAAAAGTCCTATCCCGATACCGCGGGTGCCGCGGCGCTGGTGGCCGAGCTCGGCGACCCGCGAATCGCCGCGCTCGCGCCGGCGGCCGCAGCCGAGCTGTACGGGCTTCGCATCCTTGCCGACGACATCGCCGATGCCGACCACAACATGACCCGCTTCGTCGTGCTGGCGCGCGGATCGAAGCCGATCGTCACCGACGGCGCGATCATGACGACGCTGATCTTCGAGGTGAAGAACGTCCCCGCGGCGCTGTACAAGGCGATGGGCGGGTTCGCGACCAACGGGGTCAACATGACCAAGCTCGAAAGCTACCAGCGCGGCGGCAGCTTCGCCGCGACCGAATTCTATGCCGATATCGAGGGGCGCCCGGGCGACGCCAATGTCGATCGCGCGCTCGAGGAGCTGGGGTTTCATTCGAAGTGGCTGCGCGTGTTGGGGTCGTATCCCCAGGCGAGGTCGCGGGGGTAG
- the nudC gene encoding NAD(+) diphosphatase produces the protein MNPPGFTGATIDRADRLRGDAEALAAAIRDPRARLLVLDGLNPVVEHDRLVWRTLADAPAGGELLLLGLIDGVPHFAALAPDAPASGPRPPELFALLGVLPREEMALYAAARSLVDWHVRHRCCAVCGTGTASIKGGWARSCPECGAQHFPRTDPVVIMLTECRGRVLLARGSGWPAGRYSGLAGFVEPGESIEEAVARETLEEAGVRVRDVRYVASQPWPFPSSLMIACTAVADDDSLTLDRAELEDAFWATRDEVAAAMAGVEGARFVAPPRYAIAHTLLEAWLEEDSRGRG, from the coding sequence GTGAATCCGCCGGGCTTTACCGGCGCGACGATCGATCGCGCCGACCGGTTGCGCGGCGATGCCGAGGCGCTGGCGGCAGCGATCCGCGATCCGCGCGCGCGGCTGCTGGTGCTCGACGGGCTGAACCCCGTGGTAGAGCATGACCGGCTGGTGTGGCGCACGCTCGCCGACGCACCGGCGGGGGGCGAGTTGCTGCTGCTGGGGCTGATCGATGGCGTTCCGCATTTCGCCGCGCTCGCGCCCGATGCGCCCGCCAGCGGCCCTCGCCCGCCCGAGCTGTTCGCGCTGCTGGGGGTGCTGCCGCGCGAGGAAATGGCGCTCTATGCCGCAGCGCGTAGCCTGGTCGACTGGCATGTCCGCCATCGCTGCTGCGCGGTGTGCGGCACCGGCACCGCGTCGATCAAGGGCGGCTGGGCACGCTCTTGCCCGGAATGCGGCGCGCAGCATTTCCCGCGCACCGATCCGGTGGTGATCATGCTCACCGAATGCCGCGGGCGGGTGCTGCTGGCGCGCGGGTCGGGCTGGCCGGCGGGGCGCTATTCGGGGCTTGCGGGGTTCGTCGAGCCCGGCGAATCGATCGAGGAAGCGGTGGCGCGCGAGACGCTCGAGGAAGCAGGCGTGCGGGTCCGCGACGTCCGCTATGTCGCGAGCCAGCCCTGGCCGTTTCCCTCGTCGCTGATGATCGCGTGCACCGCGGTGGCGGACGACGATTCGCTGACGCTCGATCGCGCCGAGCTCGAGGATGCGTTCTGGGCGACGCGCGACGAGGTGGCCGCGGCGATGGCGGGGGTGGAGGGCGCGCGGTTTGTGGCGCCGCCGCGCTACGCGATCGCGCATACGCTGCTGGAGGCCTGGTTGGAGGAGGATTCGCGCGGAAGGGGCTGA
- a CDS encoding serine hydrolase domain-containing protein, with the protein MTLVACIGVDGAPPVQAQRQPATAAASSAMPTMAALATRYVAEKKAPGIVLAIGQGDRPTSFTAKGTIAMAPGAEATSRDTLWRVYSMTKPITGIAAMMLVEQGKLKLDQPIGDFIPGFKTMTVLTDPANSLASRPAKTPITVRHLLTHTAGLGYSITTKGPLLKEYERLGLVPFAANRQIEAAVRPVRPTSLREFAERTATLPLIAEPGTVWSYSMSLDVLGAVIEVASGMPFDRFVATRIFQPLGMDSSYFTVPGSEVGRFADNYIWAGDNLIPGDPAARSTFLDPPSFPYGGAGLVMSARDYDRFLHMLQNYGELDGRRLMKRETAMLAMSNLLPKGVNYGSVAGTTGGSAGPTSGYGAGGSVTLADTPGGGPGAGTYGWGGAAGTIAWVDPKNQVRGTVMVNYFPADRWPLRADVVRAAYTDLATSRPRP; encoded by the coding sequence ATGACGCTGGTGGCGTGCATCGGAGTCGATGGAGCCCCTCCGGTCCAGGCGCAGCGCCAGCCAGCGACCGCCGCCGCTTCGAGCGCGATGCCGACCATGGCGGCGCTCGCCACGCGCTACGTCGCCGAGAAGAAGGCACCGGGGATCGTGCTGGCGATCGGCCAGGGCGATCGGCCCACCAGCTTCACAGCCAAGGGCACGATCGCGATGGCGCCGGGTGCCGAGGCGACCAGCCGCGACACGCTGTGGCGAGTCTATTCCATGACCAAGCCGATCACCGGGATCGCCGCGATGATGCTGGTCGAGCAAGGCAAGTTGAAGCTCGACCAGCCGATCGGCGACTTCATTCCCGGCTTCAAGACGATGACGGTGCTCACCGATCCGGCGAACAGCCTGGCGAGCCGCCCCGCCAAGACGCCGATCACGGTGCGCCACCTGCTGACGCACACCGCCGGCCTTGGCTATTCGATCACCACCAAGGGGCCGCTGCTCAAGGAATATGAGCGGCTGGGGCTCGTCCCCTTCGCCGCCAACCGCCAGATCGAGGCCGCGGTGCGGCCGGTGCGTCCCACTTCCTTGCGCGAATTCGCCGAGCGCACCGCGACGCTGCCGTTGATCGCCGAGCCGGGGACGGTGTGGAGCTATTCGATGAGCCTCGACGTGCTGGGCGCGGTGATCGAGGTGGCGTCGGGAATGCCCTTCGATCGCTTCGTCGCGACGCGAATCTTCCAGCCGCTGGGGATGGATTCGAGCTATTTCACCGTCCCCGGCAGCGAAGTCGGGCGGTTCGCCGACAATTATATCTGGGCGGGCGACAATCTGATCCCCGGCGATCCGGCTGCGCGCTCGACCTTCCTCGATCCGCCCTCGTTTCCCTATGGCGGTGCGGGGCTGGTGATGTCGGCGCGCGATTATGATCGCTTTCTGCACATGCTGCAGAATTACGGCGAGCTCGACGGCCGGCGGCTGATGAAGCGCGAGACCGCGATGCTGGCGATGTCGAACCTGCTGCCCAAGGGGGTGAACTATGGCAGCGTCGCGGGCACGACCGGCGGCAGCGCCGGGCCGACGAGCGGCTATGGCGCGGGCGGATCGGTGACGCTGGCCGACACGCCCGGCGGTGGCCCGGGGGCGGGCACCTATGGCTGGGGCGGCGCGGCGGGCACGATCGCCTGGGTCGATCCCAAGAACCAGGTGCGCGGCACCGTGATGGTGAATTATTTCCCCGCCGACCGCTGGCCGCTGCGCGCCGACGTCGTTCGTGCCGCCTATACCGACCTGGCGACGAGCCGCCCGCGTCCGTGA
- the mutY gene encoding A/G-specific adenine glycosylase: MSAKVPLSPLPQRLPGVARDLLDWYDANARSLPWRAPPGTAAPDPYRVWLSEVMLQQTQVATVRPYFERWTARWPTFAALAAAEDAEVMAAWAGLGYYARARNLLAGARVIAAQHGGQLPDTEAMLRTIPGIGDYTAAAIAAIAFGRRAVVVDANVERVVARLFAIQTPLPAAKPLIRAAADRVTPEERAGDFAQAMMDLGSGICTTRGPRCLLCPIRAHCEGFAQGAPERLPVKAAKRVRPVRHGTMFWLECDGRVLLRRRPAKGLLGGMLALPTGPWADTAPLLDDAPADVAWRLHDETVAHGFTHFELVCALASGGWRRHPDTIDGEWWPIDALDSAGLPAVFRKATDAMRRICG; the protein is encoded by the coding sequence GTGTCCGCCAAGGTTCCTTTGTCCCCGCTGCCGCAGCGCCTGCCCGGCGTCGCGCGCGATCTGCTCGATTGGTATGACGCCAATGCCCGCTCGCTGCCATGGCGCGCGCCGCCGGGGACCGCTGCGCCCGATCCGTATCGGGTGTGGCTGTCCGAGGTGATGCTCCAGCAGACGCAGGTCGCGACGGTACGCCCCTATTTCGAGCGCTGGACCGCGCGCTGGCCGACCTTCGCCGCGCTGGCAGCAGCCGAGGATGCCGAGGTGATGGCTGCCTGGGCGGGGCTTGGCTATTATGCGCGGGCACGCAATCTGCTCGCCGGCGCGCGGGTGATCGCTGCCCAGCATGGCGGGCAGCTGCCCGACACCGAGGCGATGCTGCGGACGATACCCGGGATCGGCGACTATACCGCGGCGGCGATCGCGGCGATCGCGTTCGGCCGGCGTGCGGTGGTGGTCGATGCCAATGTCGAGCGCGTGGTCGCGCGATTGTTCGCGATTCAAACGCCGTTGCCCGCAGCCAAGCCGCTGATCCGCGCCGCTGCCGATCGCGTGACCCCCGAGGAGCGCGCGGGCGACTTCGCGCAGGCGATGATGGATCTGGGATCGGGCATCTGCACCACGCGGGGCCCGCGCTGCCTGTTGTGCCCGATCCGCGCGCATTGCGAAGGCTTTGCGCAGGGCGCGCCCGAGCGATTGCCGGTGAAGGCGGCCAAGCGCGTGCGCCCGGTGCGGCATGGGACGATGTTCTGGCTCGAATGCGATGGCCGCGTGCTGCTGCGCCGCCGGCCCGCCAAGGGGCTGCTCGGCGGGATGCTCGCGCTGCCTACCGGGCCTTGGGCGGATACCGCGCCGCTGCTCGACGACGCCCCTGCCGACGTCGCCTGGCGGCTGCACGACGAAACCGTCGCGCACGGCTTCACCCATTTCGAGCTGGTGTGCGCGCTTGCCAGCGGTGGCTGGCGTCGTCATCCCGACACAATAGACGGCGAATGGTGGCCGATCGACGCACTCGATTCGGCGGGGTTGCCCGCCGTCTTTCGGAAAGCGACAGATGCGATGCGGAGGATATGCGGATGA
- a CDS encoding DUF721 domain-containing protein, which yields MAKTPRTTSIARQPIQPPPRSNRARPVADLLPQVGGAAFKRFGFVQSAVVSRWHEIVGDRYARVSAPESIRFPHGKRGEGVLTLTVGGAHATMMQHIAPEIIERVNRFFGYPAVIKLVFRQGEIRRPTRPVARPPRAPVPAELGDSLRDIADPELKAVLEALASGLAEPRSIPILGKIR from the coding sequence ATGGCGAAGACACCGCGTACCACCTCGATCGCGAGGCAACCGATCCAGCCGCCGCCGCGCTCGAACCGCGCGCGGCCGGTCGCCGATCTGCTGCCGCAGGTCGGCGGCGCCGCGTTCAAGCGATTCGGCTTCGTCCAGTCCGCCGTGGTCAGCCGCTGGCACGAGATCGTCGGCGATCGCTATGCGCGCGTCTCGGCCCCCGAATCGATCCGCTTCCCGCACGGCAAGCGCGGCGAGGGGGTGCTGACGCTCACCGTCGGCGGCGCGCACGCTACGATGATGCAGCATATCGCACCCGAGATCATCGAGCGGGTGAACCGCTTCTTCGGCTATCCAGCCGTCATCAAGCTGGTGTTTCGCCAGGGCGAGATCCGCCGCCCCACCCGCCCGGTCGCGCGCCCGCCGCGCGCGCCGGTTCCCGCCGAGCTCGGCGATTCGCTGCGCGACATCGCCGATCCCGAATTGAAAGCGGTGCTCGAAGCGCTGGCATCGGGCCTCGCCGAACCCCGCTCGATCCCCATCCTGGGAAAGATACGCTGA
- a CDS encoding thioredoxin domain-containing protein produces the protein MRPYLIVLALLFGALLTGSTQAQTASQRDWRTAIRQTPTGAHIIGNPAAKVKLVEYLSYTCPHCAAFVAESKPELLDGMVRRGSVSLEVRHAVRDGLDLSAAMLVRCTGPANFVAAHNAVFANQEAMLAKAQAYRPAEGASQAAQLAGLADASGVTALIRPRLKTAPQACLAATADRAKLVAMAEAAFAKIQGTPSFEVNGTLVPGNDWASLKPRLLTAGAR, from the coding sequence ATGCGCCCTTATCTGATCGTCCTCGCGCTGCTGTTCGGCGCGCTACTCACCGGCTCGACCCAGGCCCAAACCGCTTCGCAGCGCGACTGGCGCACCGCGATCCGCCAGACCCCCACCGGCGCACACATCATCGGCAACCCCGCCGCCAAGGTGAAGCTGGTCGAGTATCTCAGCTACACCTGCCCGCATTGCGCGGCATTCGTCGCCGAATCGAAGCCCGAACTGCTCGACGGCATGGTCCGCCGCGGCAGCGTCAGCCTCGAAGTGCGGCACGCGGTGCGCGACGGGCTCGATCTGTCGGCGGCGATGCTGGTGCGCTGCACCGGCCCCGCCAATTTCGTCGCCGCGCACAACGCGGTGTTCGCCAACCAGGAGGCGATGCTCGCCAAGGCGCAGGCCTATCGCCCCGCCGAGGGCGCATCGCAGGCAGCGCAGCTCGCCGGCCTAGCCGATGCCAGCGGCGTCACGGCGCTGATCCGCCCGCGCCTCAAGACCGCTCCCCAAGCCTGCCTCGCCGCCACCGCCGACCGCGCCAAGCTCGTCGCGATGGCCGAGGCGGCCTTCGCCAAGATCCAGGGCACCCCCAGCTTCGAAGTCAACGGCACGCTCGTGCCCGGCAACGACTGGGCAAGCCTCAAACCGCGCCTGCTCACCGCCGGCGCCCGCTGA
- a CDS encoding thioredoxin domain-containing protein, with translation MRTTLALAALALLAACNGADTSSNTSAPAAPVAAAPAPAGQNWTETVSETPEGGYRMGNPDAAVKLVEYGSRTCPACAAFARDGFDPLTKLVESGKVSFEFRDFLIHGAPDLASAVLGRCGGTAPFFPMLEQMYADQSATLDRLQNLSEAQQQQLQSLPPQDQIAAIAQAAGYVDFVKQRGISDAQAKTCLADTALVDKLVKTTESATEVQGTPSFFINGEKVENAVNWQQVEAALKNAGA, from the coding sequence ATGCGTACCACCCTCGCTCTCGCCGCCCTGGCCCTGCTCGCCGCGTGCAACGGCGCCGACACCAGCTCGAACACCAGCGCGCCTGCTGCGCCGGTCGCCGCCGCGCCCGCGCCCGCCGGCCAGAACTGGACCGAAACCGTCAGCGAAACCCCCGAGGGCGGCTATCGCATGGGCAATCCCGATGCCGCGGTGAAGCTCGTCGAATATGGCTCGCGCACCTGCCCCGCCTGCGCCGCCTTCGCCCGCGACGGCTTCGATCCGCTGACCAAGCTCGTCGAAAGCGGCAAGGTCTCGTTCGAATTCCGCGACTTCCTGATCCACGGCGCGCCCGACCTCGCTTCGGCAGTGCTCGGCCGCTGCGGCGGCACCGCGCCCTTCTTCCCGATGCTCGAGCAGATGTATGCCGACCAGTCGGCGACGCTCGACCGGTTGCAGAACCTGTCCGAGGCGCAGCAGCAGCAATTGCAGTCGCTGCCGCCGCAGGACCAGATCGCGGCGATCGCGCAAGCCGCGGGCTATGTCGATTTCGTCAAGCAGCGCGGCATTTCGGACGCGCAGGCCAAGACCTGCCTCGCCGACACCGCGCTGGTCGACAAATTGGTGAAGACCACCGAATCGGCGACCGAAGTCCAGGGCACCCCCAGCTTCTTCATCAACGGCGAAAAGGTCGAGAACGCCGTGAACTGGCAGCAGGTCGAAGCGGCGCTGAAGAACGCGGGGGCGTAA